One Malaclemys terrapin pileata isolate rMalTer1 chromosome 21, rMalTer1.hap1, whole genome shotgun sequence DNA window includes the following coding sequences:
- the LIPE gene encoding hormone-sensitive lipase isoform X2: MDSRPLFQALHVVAEDNVAFFRQSASETGRRFVAAFTAIGEHARRLEPILRHFASVYHVFDLDEATPANGYRSLAQTTRCCLAHVLHKSRYVAANRRSIFFRTGHNAAELEAYCAALSQLRALLYLAQRLLTHNRPGCLFHHEERGLTELVLREYGTLHKGCFYGRCLGFQFAPSIRPFLQTIAISLVSFGENYRRHDSGLSMAAGSLFTSGKFAIDPELRGAEFERITQNLDVHFWKSFWNLTETELLASVASMASTPVRVIRALTVPPEPFELPLAADPSLSITISPPVAHTGPGPVHMRLISHELREGQDSEALSALAPAEGPLGLELWRKAAPAPPSPLLLVHFHGGGFVAQTSKSHEPYLRGWAQELGAPVLSVDYALAPEAPFPRALEECFYAYCWALRHCRLLGSTAQRVCLAGDSAGGNLCLTVTMRAAAFGIQLPDGIMAAYPVTLVRAAASPSRLLTLLDPLLPLSVLCKCLSAYAGTEPAEGEPPGLEKLGPVNMVRRDTALLLQELRQSASAWLGALLDSPGRSNGAGAEAMRTSVSEAALDDDSAVKSRGSRKSQTCQDLSCGVSAPLAPAPAPPPQGSPPSFFLSGGQLEEEAPGDEGLQYPDGFEPLRSDQPSASITLEASPVVKNPFMSPLLAPDSMLRGLPPVHIVACALDPMLDDSVMFARRLRELGRPVTLRIVQDLPHGFLSLSQLCRETRQAAALCTRVIREILLPPEPTPPTAPPSPHKHRKLERTPHSGAATGLATPTLKSPTTAALETTPGPGGRAPGETPQRREPGPQGGPAGREVGA; the protein is encoded by the exons ATGGACTCCCGGCCCCTGTTCCAGGCCCTGCACGTGGTGGCTGAGGACAACGTGGCCTTCTTCCGGCAGAGCGCTTCGGAGACGGGGCGCCGGTTCGTGGCGGCCTTCACGGCCATCGGGGAGCACGCCCGCCGCCTGGAGCCGATTCTGCGCCACTTTGCCAGCGTCTACCACGTCTTCGACCTGGACGAGGCCACGCCGGCCAACGGGTACCGCAGCCTGGCGCAGACGACGCGCTGCTGCCTGGCCCACGTCCTGCACAAGAGCCGCTACGTGGCCGCCAACCGCCGCAGCATCTTCTTCCGCACGGGCCACAACGCGGCCGAGCTGGAGGCCTATTGCGCCGCCCTGAGCCAGCTGCGGGCCCTGCTGTACCTGGCGCAGCGCCTGCTGACCCACAACCGCCCCGGCTGCCTCTTCCACCACGAGGAGCGCGGCCTGACCGAGTTGGTGCTGCGGGAGTACGGCACCCTGCACAAGGGCTGCTTCTACGGGCGCTGCCTGGGCTTCCAG TTTGCCCCCTCCATCAGGCCCTTCCTCCAGACCATCGCCATCAGCCTGGTCTCCTTCGGAGAGAACTACAGACGCCACGACTCCGGCCTCA GCATGGCGGCTGGCTCGCTGTTCACGTCGGGGAAGTTCGCCATCGACCCAGAGCTGCGGGGAGCCGAGTTCGAGAGGATCACGCAGAACCTCGACGTGCATTTCTGGAAGAGCTTCTGGAACCTGACAGAGACCGAGCTGCTGGCT tccgTGGCCAGCATGGCGTCCACACCAGTGCGGGTGATCCGGGCGCTGACGGTGCCCCCCGAGCCCTTCGAGCTGCCGCTGGCTGCCGACCCCTCATTGAGCATCACCATCAGCCCCCCGGTGGCGCACACTGGCCCTGGGCCTGTCCACATGCGCCTCATCTCCCATGAGCTGCGTGAGGGGCAG gaCAGCGAGGCACTCTCCGCACTGGCCCCGGCCGAAGGcccactggggctggagctgtggcgCAAGGCAGCGCCTGCGCCCCCCTCGCCCCTGCTGCTGGTTCACTTCCACGGCGGCGGGTTCGTGGCGCAGACGTCAAAGTCGCACGAGCCGTACCTGCGGGGCTGGGCGCAGGAGCTCGGCGCCCCTGTGCTCTCCGTCGACTACGCCCTGGCGCCCGAGGCCCCCTTCCCCCGCGCCCTGGAGGAGTGTTTCTACGCCTACTGCTGGGCCCTGCGTCACTGCCGCCTGCTGG GCTCCACAGCGCAGCGGGTCTGCCTGGCTGGGGACAGCGCCGGCGGGAACCTCTGCCTCACCGTGACCATGCGGGCGGCCGCCTTCGGCATCCAGCTGCCCGATGGCATCATGGCGGCCTATCCCGTCACCCTGGTGCGGGCCGCGGCCTCGCCCTCCCGCCTGCTTACCCTGCTcgaccccctgctgcccctcagcGTACTCTGCAAGTGCCTCAGCGCCTACGCCG gcacgGAACCGGCGGAGGGGGAGCCCCCCGGGCTGGAGAAGCTGGGCCCGGTGAACATGGTGCGGCGGGACACGGCGCTGCTGTTGCAGGAGCTGCGGCAGAGCGCCtcggcctggctgggggcgctgcTGGACAGCCCGGGGCGCAGCAACGGGGCTGGCGCAG AGGCCATGCGGACGAGCGTCTCGGAGGCAGCGCTGGACGACGACTCAGCTGTCAAATCCAGGGGCTCCCGCAAGAGCCAGACCTGCCAGGATCTATCATGCGGGGTGTCAGCCCCCCTGGCCCCTgcacctgccccccctccccagggcagcccccccAGCTTCTTCCTGAGTGGGGGGCAGCTGGAGGAAGAGGCCCCCGGGGACGAGGGGCTGCAGTATCCCGACGGCTTTGAGCCGCTGCGCTCGGACCAGCCCTCCGCCAGCATCACCCTGGAGGCATCGCCCGTGGTCAAGAACCCCTTCATGTCGCCCCTGCTGGCCCCGGACAGCATGCTGCGAGGACTGCCGCCAGTCCATATCGTG GCCTGCGCCCTGGACCCCATGCTGGACGACTCGGTGATGTTCGCCCGGCGGCTGCGGGAGCTGGGCCGGCCGGTGACGCTGCGGATCGTGCAGGACTTGCCGCACGGCTTCCTGAGCCTGTCCCAGCTGTGCCGTGAGACCCGCCAGGCGGCCGCGCTCTGCACCCGCGTCATCCGTGAGATCCTGCTGCCCCCGGAGCCCACGCCGCCCACCGCCCCGCCCTCGCCCCACAAGCACCGCAAGCTGGAGCGGACGCCGCACTCGGGGGCTGCCACGGGCCTAGCCACGCCCACCCTCAAGAGTCCCACCACAGCTGCCTTGGAGACCACGCCCGGCCCGGGGGGTCGGGCCCCAGGGGAAACCCCCCAGAGGCGAGAGCCGGGGCCCCAGGGCGGCCCGgcaggcagggaggtgggggcctGA
- the LIPE gene encoding hormone-sensitive lipase isoform X1: MRSPGAGSGTRRLSRCRIMPCAPARRPRAMDSRPLFQALHVVAEDNVAFFRQSASETGRRFVAAFTAIGEHARRLEPILRHFASVYHVFDLDEATPANGYRSLAQTTRCCLAHVLHKSRYVAANRRSIFFRTGHNAAELEAYCAALSQLRALLYLAQRLLTHNRPGCLFHHEERGLTELVLREYGTLHKGCFYGRCLGFQFAPSIRPFLQTIAISLVSFGENYRRHDSGLSMAAGSLFTSGKFAIDPELRGAEFERITQNLDVHFWKSFWNLTETELLASVASMASTPVRVIRALTVPPEPFELPLAADPSLSITISPPVAHTGPGPVHMRLISHELREGQDSEALSALAPAEGPLGLELWRKAAPAPPSPLLLVHFHGGGFVAQTSKSHEPYLRGWAQELGAPVLSVDYALAPEAPFPRALEECFYAYCWALRHCRLLGSTAQRVCLAGDSAGGNLCLTVTMRAAAFGIQLPDGIMAAYPVTLVRAAASPSRLLTLLDPLLPLSVLCKCLSAYAGTEPAEGEPPGLEKLGPVNMVRRDTALLLQELRQSASAWLGALLDSPGRSNGAGAEAMRTSVSEAALDDDSAVKSRGSRKSQTCQDLSCGVSAPLAPAPAPPPQGSPPSFFLSGGQLEEEAPGDEGLQYPDGFEPLRSDQPSASITLEASPVVKNPFMSPLLAPDSMLRGLPPVHIVACALDPMLDDSVMFARRLRELGRPVTLRIVQDLPHGFLSLSQLCRETRQAAALCTRVIREILLPPEPTPPTAPPSPHKHRKLERTPHSGAATGLATPTLKSPTTAALETTPGPGGRAPGETPQRREPGPQGGPAGREVGA, translated from the exons ATGAGAtcgcccggtgccgggagcggcacGCGGCGCCTGTCCCGGTGCCGGATTATGCCCTGCGCCCCCGCAAGAAG GCCCCGCGCCATGGACTCCCGGCCCCTGTTCCAGGCCCTGCACGTGGTGGCTGAGGACAACGTGGCCTTCTTCCGGCAGAGCGCTTCGGAGACGGGGCGCCGGTTCGTGGCGGCCTTCACGGCCATCGGGGAGCACGCCCGCCGCCTGGAGCCGATTCTGCGCCACTTTGCCAGCGTCTACCACGTCTTCGACCTGGACGAGGCCACGCCGGCCAACGGGTACCGCAGCCTGGCGCAGACGACGCGCTGCTGCCTGGCCCACGTCCTGCACAAGAGCCGCTACGTGGCCGCCAACCGCCGCAGCATCTTCTTCCGCACGGGCCACAACGCGGCCGAGCTGGAGGCCTATTGCGCCGCCCTGAGCCAGCTGCGGGCCCTGCTGTACCTGGCGCAGCGCCTGCTGACCCACAACCGCCCCGGCTGCCTCTTCCACCACGAGGAGCGCGGCCTGACCGAGTTGGTGCTGCGGGAGTACGGCACCCTGCACAAGGGCTGCTTCTACGGGCGCTGCCTGGGCTTCCAG TTTGCCCCCTCCATCAGGCCCTTCCTCCAGACCATCGCCATCAGCCTGGTCTCCTTCGGAGAGAACTACAGACGCCACGACTCCGGCCTCA GCATGGCGGCTGGCTCGCTGTTCACGTCGGGGAAGTTCGCCATCGACCCAGAGCTGCGGGGAGCCGAGTTCGAGAGGATCACGCAGAACCTCGACGTGCATTTCTGGAAGAGCTTCTGGAACCTGACAGAGACCGAGCTGCTGGCT tccgTGGCCAGCATGGCGTCCACACCAGTGCGGGTGATCCGGGCGCTGACGGTGCCCCCCGAGCCCTTCGAGCTGCCGCTGGCTGCCGACCCCTCATTGAGCATCACCATCAGCCCCCCGGTGGCGCACACTGGCCCTGGGCCTGTCCACATGCGCCTCATCTCCCATGAGCTGCGTGAGGGGCAG gaCAGCGAGGCACTCTCCGCACTGGCCCCGGCCGAAGGcccactggggctggagctgtggcgCAAGGCAGCGCCTGCGCCCCCCTCGCCCCTGCTGCTGGTTCACTTCCACGGCGGCGGGTTCGTGGCGCAGACGTCAAAGTCGCACGAGCCGTACCTGCGGGGCTGGGCGCAGGAGCTCGGCGCCCCTGTGCTCTCCGTCGACTACGCCCTGGCGCCCGAGGCCCCCTTCCCCCGCGCCCTGGAGGAGTGTTTCTACGCCTACTGCTGGGCCCTGCGTCACTGCCGCCTGCTGG GCTCCACAGCGCAGCGGGTCTGCCTGGCTGGGGACAGCGCCGGCGGGAACCTCTGCCTCACCGTGACCATGCGGGCGGCCGCCTTCGGCATCCAGCTGCCCGATGGCATCATGGCGGCCTATCCCGTCACCCTGGTGCGGGCCGCGGCCTCGCCCTCCCGCCTGCTTACCCTGCTcgaccccctgctgcccctcagcGTACTCTGCAAGTGCCTCAGCGCCTACGCCG gcacgGAACCGGCGGAGGGGGAGCCCCCCGGGCTGGAGAAGCTGGGCCCGGTGAACATGGTGCGGCGGGACACGGCGCTGCTGTTGCAGGAGCTGCGGCAGAGCGCCtcggcctggctgggggcgctgcTGGACAGCCCGGGGCGCAGCAACGGGGCTGGCGCAG AGGCCATGCGGACGAGCGTCTCGGAGGCAGCGCTGGACGACGACTCAGCTGTCAAATCCAGGGGCTCCCGCAAGAGCCAGACCTGCCAGGATCTATCATGCGGGGTGTCAGCCCCCCTGGCCCCTgcacctgccccccctccccagggcagcccccccAGCTTCTTCCTGAGTGGGGGGCAGCTGGAGGAAGAGGCCCCCGGGGACGAGGGGCTGCAGTATCCCGACGGCTTTGAGCCGCTGCGCTCGGACCAGCCCTCCGCCAGCATCACCCTGGAGGCATCGCCCGTGGTCAAGAACCCCTTCATGTCGCCCCTGCTGGCCCCGGACAGCATGCTGCGAGGACTGCCGCCAGTCCATATCGTG GCCTGCGCCCTGGACCCCATGCTGGACGACTCGGTGATGTTCGCCCGGCGGCTGCGGGAGCTGGGCCGGCCGGTGACGCTGCGGATCGTGCAGGACTTGCCGCACGGCTTCCTGAGCCTGTCCCAGCTGTGCCGTGAGACCCGCCAGGCGGCCGCGCTCTGCACCCGCGTCATCCGTGAGATCCTGCTGCCCCCGGAGCCCACGCCGCCCACCGCCCCGCCCTCGCCCCACAAGCACCGCAAGCTGGAGCGGACGCCGCACTCGGGGGCTGCCACGGGCCTAGCCACGCCCACCCTCAAGAGTCCCACCACAGCTGCCTTGGAGACCACGCCCGGCCCGGGGGGTCGGGCCCCAGGGGAAACCCCCCAGAGGCGAGAGCCGGGGCCCCAGGGCGGCCCGgcaggcagggaggtgggggcctGA